A window of Pedobacter lusitanus contains these coding sequences:
- a CDS encoding pyruvate dehydrogenase complex E1 component subunit beta → MREIQFREALREALSEEMRKNENVFLMGEEVAQYNGAYKVSQGMLDEFGDKRIIDTPIAELGFTGIGIGAAMNGLIPVIEFMTFNFSLVAIDQIINGAAKMLSMSGGQFSIPIVFRGPTGNAGQLGAQHSQNFENWYANCPGLKVVVPSTPYEAKGLLKQAIIDPDPVIFMESEVMYGDKGEVPEEEYYLPIGKARIAKEGTDVTIVTFGKMLTRVVNPAVEELTKEGINVEVIDLRTVRPIDYDTIIESVKKTNRLVIVEEAWPLASISSEIAFNVQKNAFDHLDAPVLRITCADVPLPYAPTLIAASLPNAERVVKAVKEVMYVTK, encoded by the coding sequence ATGAGAGAGATTCAATTTAGAGAAGCTTTGCGTGAAGCTTTGAGCGAAGAAATGCGTAAGAATGAAAACGTATTCTTAATGGGCGAAGAAGTTGCGCAATACAATGGTGCATACAAAGTAAGTCAGGGAATGCTTGATGAGTTTGGTGACAAACGTATCATCGATACCCCAATTGCTGAGCTTGGTTTTACCGGTATCGGTATTGGTGCTGCAATGAATGGGTTAATTCCGGTCATAGAATTTATGACATTCAACTTCTCCCTGGTTGCAATCGATCAGATTATAAACGGAGCCGCAAAAATGTTATCCATGAGCGGTGGTCAGTTTTCTATTCCAATTGTATTCCGTGGTCCAACAGGTAATGCAGGTCAGTTAGGCGCTCAGCACTCTCAGAATTTTGAGAACTGGTATGCAAACTGTCCGGGTTTAAAGGTTGTTGTTCCTTCAACTCCTTACGAAGCTAAAGGATTATTAAAACAAGCTATTATTGATCCGGATCCTGTTATTTTCATGGAGTCGGAAGTAATGTATGGTGATAAAGGTGAAGTTCCTGAAGAAGAATATTATCTTCCTATCGGAAAAGCAAGAATTGCTAAAGAAGGGACTGATGTAACTATCGTGACTTTTGGTAAAATGCTGACACGTGTTGTTAATCCTGCTGTTGAAGAACTGACTAAAGAAGGAATCAATGTTGAAGTAATCGATTTACGTACTGTACGTCCTATTGATTATGACACAATTATTGAGTCTGTTAAGAAAACAAACCGTCTGGTAATCGTTGAAGAGGCATGGCCATTGGCTTCTATTTCTTCTGAAATTGCTTTCAACGTACAGAAAAATGCTTTCGATCATTTAGATGCACCAGTTTTACGTATTACTTGTGCTGATGTACCATTACCATATGCACCAACTTTAATTGCTGCCAGCTTACCAAATGCTGAGCGTGTAGTTAAAGCGGTGAAAGAAGTAATGTACGTAACAAAATAA
- a CDS encoding Tex family protein yields the protein MNNHSKIIAAELAVSEKQVIATIELLDEGATVPFISRYRKEVTGSLDEVQVAAVRDRFQQLRELDKRREAILKALTTLGKLTPELEAQINAAENITTIEDIYLPYKPKRKTRASEARRKGLEPLALLIFEQGKLNPDEEAAKYLNTELGVDSTEDALAGARDIIAEMINENAEVRTSMRQYFQQKAVLKSTVIKGKEEEGIKYKDYFEWEEAVKSAPSHRVLAMRRGENESILKLEAMPEEEGAIEILEKQVIQGTHVAAKQVELALHDCYKRLLGPAMETELRLLAKQKADEEAIRVFAENARQLLLAAPMGQKNVLAVDPGFRTGCKVVCLDRQGKLLENTTIYPHTGQGNIKNAADAIQKLCAKHEVEAIAIGNGTAGRETEAFIRGLNLAGVIIVMVNENGASIYSASEVAREEFPTQDITVRGAVSIGRRLMDPLAELVKIDPKSIGVGQYQHDVDQTKLQQSLDDTVISCVNAVGVELNTASKQVLAYVSGLGPQLAQNIVTYRNEHGAFKNRESLKKVPRLGDKAYEQAAGFLRIRDAAHVLDASGVHPERYALVSQMAKDLGHSVDELLKDVKLQKQIKLQQYISENVGLPTLNDIMSELAKPGRDPREAFEAFSFTDGVNEINDLKVGMKLSGIVTNITNFGAFVDIGVHQDGLVHTSQLADKFVANPNDIVKVSQKVEVTVKEVDVVRKRISLSMKSENAPKPAARAKSERPAANRKPENNRNDASRKPQYNKPKPQQAKAQPDGDLQTKLEALKNKFK from the coding sequence ATGAATAATCACTCAAAGATTATTGCTGCAGAATTGGCAGTCTCAGAAAAACAGGTTATTGCAACTATTGAATTATTAGATGAAGGAGCAACTGTGCCTTTTATTTCCCGTTACCGTAAAGAAGTTACCGGAAGTTTAGATGAAGTACAGGTTGCTGCGGTTCGGGACCGTTTTCAGCAGTTGCGTGAACTGGACAAAAGACGTGAAGCTATTTTAAAAGCGCTGACCACGCTGGGTAAACTGACACCAGAACTCGAAGCGCAGATTAATGCGGCAGAAAACATTACGACTATTGAAGATATCTACCTGCCTTATAAACCGAAAAGGAAAACAAGAGCTTCAGAAGCAAGACGTAAAGGGCTGGAGCCTTTGGCGCTGTTGATTTTTGAACAGGGGAAATTAAATCCTGATGAAGAAGCAGCAAAGTATCTGAATACGGAGCTTGGTGTGGACAGTACTGAAGATGCTTTGGCAGGTGCCAGGGATATTATTGCAGAAATGATTAATGAAAATGCGGAGGTTCGTACCAGTATGCGTCAGTATTTTCAACAAAAAGCTGTGCTTAAATCTACAGTAATCAAAGGTAAAGAAGAAGAAGGGATAAAATACAAAGACTATTTTGAATGGGAAGAGGCTGTGAAGTCTGCACCTTCTCACCGTGTTTTGGCTATGAGACGCGGAGAGAATGAGTCTATATTGAAATTAGAAGCCATGCCCGAAGAAGAAGGGGCAATTGAAATTTTAGAAAAACAGGTTATTCAGGGAACTCATGTTGCAGCCAAACAAGTAGAACTGGCACTGCATGATTGTTACAAACGTCTGCTTGGTCCTGCAATGGAGACAGAACTTCGCCTGCTGGCTAAACAGAAAGCTGATGAAGAAGCTATCCGTGTATTTGCGGAGAATGCCCGTCAACTCTTATTGGCAGCACCGATGGGACAGAAAAATGTACTGGCTGTAGATCCTGGTTTCAGAACAGGATGTAAAGTAGTATGCCTGGACAGACAGGGTAAATTATTAGAAAACACAACCATCTATCCGCATACCGGACAGGGAAATATTAAAAATGCAGCAGATGCGATTCAAAAACTATGTGCTAAACATGAAGTTGAAGCCATTGCTATCGGAAATGGCACTGCAGGCAGAGAAACAGAAGCATTTATCAGAGGATTGAATCTGGCAGGTGTAATAATCGTGATGGTTAATGAAAATGGTGCATCTATCTATTCAGCTTCAGAAGTAGCCCGTGAAGAATTCCCTACACAGGATATCACTGTCCGCGGAGCTGTTTCTATAGGCCGCCGGTTAATGGACCCTCTGGCAGAACTGGTTAAAATTGATCCTAAATCAATCGGGGTTGGTCAGTATCAGCATGATGTAGATCAGACTAAATTACAGCAGTCACTGGATGATACCGTAATCAGCTGTGTAAATGCTGTCGGTGTGGAATTAAACACGGCCTCTAAACAGGTGCTGGCGTACGTTTCAGGACTGGGGCCGCAGTTAGCTCAAAATATAGTGACCTACAGAAATGAGCATGGTGCATTTAAAAACAGAGAAAGTTTAAAGAAAGTTCCCCGTTTAGGAGATAAGGCCTATGAACAGGCTGCCGGTTTCTTAAGAATCAGAGATGCAGCACATGTGCTGGATGCCAGTGGTGTTCACCCGGAGCGTTATGCTTTGGTAAGTCAGATGGCAAAAGACCTTGGGCATTCCGTTGATGAACTTTTAAAAGACGTAAAACTTCAAAAACAGATTAAATTACAGCAATACATTAGTGAAAATGTAGGTTTACCTACATTAAATGATATCATGAGTGAGCTGGCTAAACCAGGGAGAGATCCAAGGGAAGCGTTTGAAGCCTTTAGTTTTACTGATGGTGTGAATGAAATCAACGATTTAAAAGTAGGAATGAAGTTGTCTGGTATAGTAACCAATATTACCAATTTCGGTGCCTTTGTAGATATAGGTGTACATCAGGATGGTCTGGTACATACCAGTCAGCTGGCAGATAAATTTGTGGCTAACCCTAACGATATTGTAAAAGTTAGTCAGAAAGTTGAAGTCACTGTAAAAGAAGTTGACGTTGTTCGCAAACGTATTTCTTTATCTATGAAGAGTGAAAATGCACCTAAACCAGCTGCAAGAGCTAAATCAGAAAGGCCTGCTGCCAACAGAAAACCTGAAAATAACAGGAATGATGCCAGCCGCAAACCTCAATATAACAAACCAAAGCCTCAGCAGGCAAAAGCACAACCAGATGGTGATTTGCAGACTAAACTGGAGGCTTTGAAAAATAAATTTAAATAA
- a CDS encoding MFS transporter: MQKTVQDSLSASADTPYDKRWPALIVLLMGAFLSPLDFFIVNVALPAIKDSLHATASQLQFVIIAYGATYAVLVVTGGRLGDIYGRKRVFIIGMVLFTFSSAVCGFAPDMPVLISARIVQGLAAAILAPQVLSSIRIIFPAKEQPKAMGFFGATFGLASIAGQLLGGVLIKAHPLGFTWESVFMINIPLGMLTIIMAIFILPENRPSKKPRLDIPGILFLSLALFLVIYPLIKGREEGWPLWIFLCFAAAIPVLIIFVKIEKDAVTKGRDPLTDLNMFRDRHFITGAVIIFFFNSTAAFFMVYPYYLQNGLHWDVLSAGLAVLPYAAGFFIGPLTSALLTRKLGSAVVLLALGLLVTGYGVVIFSVLIYTKPGLLLYTGLMIAGMGHGIVLPALVRITLAPVTSEKAGMAAGIISTAIQMGSAIGVALIGTIFFSLLHIDPADHTFKTAFAISIGCLLCIFILAFFLTIRLNRLPLKK, from the coding sequence ATGCAAAAAACAGTTCAGGATTCCCTTTCAGCATCTGCAGATACCCCATACGATAAAAGATGGCCCGCCCTTATCGTATTACTCATGGGCGCCTTTTTATCTCCACTTGACTTTTTTATTGTAAACGTAGCGCTGCCTGCAATTAAAGATAGTTTACATGCAACAGCAAGCCAGTTGCAATTTGTAATCATCGCTTATGGGGCCACCTATGCCGTTTTGGTTGTCACAGGTGGCCGTCTCGGTGATATATATGGAAGGAAACGTGTATTTATAATTGGAATGGTATTATTCACCTTCTCTTCTGCTGTTTGCGGTTTTGCTCCGGATATGCCGGTTTTAATCAGTGCGCGTATCGTACAGGGCTTAGCAGCTGCCATACTTGCACCGCAGGTTTTATCTTCTATCCGTATAATTTTTCCTGCAAAAGAGCAACCTAAAGCGATGGGTTTCTTTGGAGCCACTTTCGGTCTGGCTTCCATTGCTGGTCAGCTTTTAGGTGGAGTGCTGATCAAAGCCCATCCGCTTGGGTTCACCTGGGAGTCTGTCTTTATGATCAATATTCCTCTGGGTATGCTCACAATAATCATGGCCATTTTTATTCTGCCTGAAAACCGTCCTTCAAAAAAGCCCAGGCTGGACATCCCTGGTATTCTTTTTCTTTCTCTTGCTCTGTTTTTAGTAATCTACCCTTTAATCAAAGGAAGAGAAGAAGGCTGGCCTTTATGGATATTTTTATGTTTCGCTGCTGCAATTCCGGTACTGATCATCTTTGTTAAGATAGAAAAGGATGCAGTTACCAAAGGCAGAGATCCGTTAACAGACCTGAATATGTTCAGGGACCGGCATTTTATAACCGGCGCTGTCATTATTTTCTTTTTTAACAGCACTGCAGCCTTTTTTATGGTTTATCCGTACTATTTGCAAAATGGCCTTCACTGGGATGTACTTTCGGCCGGATTAGCGGTGCTGCCTTATGCAGCAGGATTTTTCATTGGCCCTTTAACCAGTGCCCTGCTGACCAGAAAACTGGGATCTGCAGTTGTTTTACTGGCTTTAGGACTACTGGTGACTGGCTATGGAGTAGTGATTTTCTCTGTGCTGATCTACACTAAACCCGGATTGCTCTTATATACAGGATTAATGATTGCCGGTATGGGACACGGGATTGTACTGCCGGCACTGGTACGCATCACGCTGGCTCCGGTTACTTCAGAAAAAGCAGGTATGGCGGCTGGTATAATCAGTACAGCTATACAGATGGGCAGTGCTATCGGTGTTGCACTGATAGGAACCATATTTTTTTCCTTACTGCACATTGATCCTGCTGATCATACTTTCAAAACAGCATTTGCAATTTCCATAGGCTGTCTGCTCTGCATTTTTATCCTGGCATTTTTCCTCACTATCCGCTTAAACAGATTACCCTTAAAAAAATAA
- a CDS encoding helix-turn-helix domain-containing protein, with the protein MVRKDIRELFEISILDKMPGATKSEQLNHFELLYVQEGNGSHMVNGNSYSYHSGKIFFLTPEDRHSFIIDSPARFVHIRFSEVSFFKLQAEASQLDYCDWMKKIGYIFYNYHAKAGCLFRNEQDEVFGLALMEGIVREYIQKEIGSLAIIRQSVSVLINLIARNIIRTESDKRLESAGESAVMRIIAYLQQHIYKPENLRMQVIALEFNLSVNYLGEYFKKRTGESIQEYIINYKLKLVDTRLLYSNMLIKEIAQEMNFTDESHLSRIFKKYRGVTPGHYRKKHKIVEI; encoded by the coding sequence ATGGTTAGGAAAGATATCAGAGAGCTGTTCGAAATTTCTATACTGGATAAAATGCCAGGGGCGACTAAATCAGAACAACTGAACCATTTTGAACTGCTCTATGTTCAGGAAGGTAACGGGAGCCATATGGTTAACGGAAACAGTTATAGCTATCATAGCGGAAAGATATTTTTCTTAACGCCGGAAGACCGGCATTCGTTTATTATCGATAGCCCGGCACGTTTTGTTCATATCCGCTTTTCGGAAGTTTCGTTTTTCAAACTTCAGGCCGAAGCCAGTCAGCTTGATTACTGTGACTGGATGAAAAAGATCGGGTATATCTTTTATAATTATCATGCTAAGGCAGGTTGCCTGTTTAGAAATGAGCAGGATGAAGTATTTGGACTGGCGTTAATGGAAGGAATTGTACGGGAATATATTCAAAAAGAGATTGGTTCATTGGCTATTATTAGACAGTCGGTTTCTGTGCTGATCAATTTGATTGCCCGTAATATTATCCGTACTGAATCTGATAAACGGCTGGAAAGTGCCGGAGAGTCTGCGGTGATGAGGATTATAGCTTATCTGCAGCAGCATATTTATAAGCCGGAAAATCTAAGAATGCAGGTTATAGCGCTTGAGTTTAATCTTTCGGTGAATTACCTGGGTGAATATTTTAAGAAAAGGACCGGTGAAAGTATCCAGGAGTATATCATCAATTATAAATTGAAATTAGTGGATACCCGTCTTTTATATAGTAATATGCTTATCAAGGAGATTGCACAGGAAATGAATTTTACAGATGAAAGCCATTTGTCAAGGATATTTAAAAAGTACAGAGGCGTAACACCTGGTCATTATAGAAAAAAGCATAAAATTGTTGAAATTTAG
- the prfH gene encoding peptide chain release factor H encodes MIIQITSGQGPEECCRVVAKVQEMILKQARQLNIQIEVLENIKGDLNGTLRSAVLLAKADDLSALHKEWHGSVLWIAQSPYRRFHKRKNWFVGVEISESREKLKWDPKAVTIETLRASGPGGQNVNKVETAVRATHQPSGLQVLVMDTRSQLQNKKLCLERLENKVLDWQTRQLTGQQQQQWQNHAALSRGNPVKTIRADLR; translated from the coding sequence ATGATCATACAAATCACCTCGGGACAAGGTCCTGAGGAATGCTGCAGAGTAGTAGCTAAAGTACAGGAAATGATTTTGAAACAGGCCAGACAATTAAATATACAGATTGAAGTACTTGAAAATATAAAAGGTGATCTTAATGGAACCTTACGTTCAGCAGTGTTACTGGCAAAGGCTGATGATTTATCTGCATTGCACAAAGAATGGCACGGATCCGTCCTCTGGATTGCCCAGAGCCCATACCGCCGGTTCCATAAACGTAAAAACTGGTTCGTAGGTGTAGAGATTTCCGAAAGCCGGGAAAAACTGAAATGGGATCCTAAAGCTGTAACCATTGAAACGCTGAGAGCGTCTGGTCCGGGCGGACAAAATGTAAATAAAGTAGAAACTGCAGTCAGAGCAACGCATCAGCCTTCTGGTTTACAGGTATTGGTGATGGATACACGGTCACAGCTGCAAAACAAAAAGCTATGTCTGGAAAGGTTGGAAAACAAGGTGCTGGACTGGCAGACCAGACAGCTGACCGGACAGCAACAGCAGCAATGGCAAAATCACGCAGCTTTATCCAGAGGTAATCCTGTTAAAACTATCAGGGCCGATTTAAGATGA
- a CDS encoding RtcB family protein, with product MSNLRTKELSKMGYTNDQARSLVINIIAKHYKHHSKNEITKLLTHIINNPENYFNHEYLGKIAETLTGRTKSSDFEAFSLLAQPAPYKVYGTKDIDTGAKKQMELAMSLPVAIQGALMPDANTGYGLPIGGIIATEKAVIPYAIGVDIGCRMSLSIIDESASFFMRYSHQIKQALKNHTHFGMEGSLDIQPYHEILDSPVFNETELLRRLQGKAARQLGTSGSGNHFVEFGEIELFENNSMQLPAKKYIALLSHSGSRGLGANIAGHYTQIAIEKCRLPREVQKLAWLDLNSEAGQEYWISMNLAGEYAKACHDTIHQNLLRSLGLQTLVNIENHHNFAWKEKQANGHEFIVHRKGATPAHEGEMGIIPGSMTTAAYLVAGKGEELSLNSASHGAGRAMSRTKAKQNMTASALKKLLNNAGVTLIGGSVEESPIAYKDIERVITAQKDLIEVQGKFLPKIVRMNKD from the coding sequence ATGAGCAATTTAAGAACAAAAGAACTCAGTAAAATGGGCTATACGAATGATCAGGCAAGAAGCCTGGTGATCAATATAATCGCCAAACACTATAAACATCATTCGAAGAACGAGATTACTAAACTATTAACCCATATAATAAATAACCCTGAAAACTATTTTAATCATGAATATCTGGGCAAAATCGCCGAAACACTTACCGGAAGAACCAAATCATCTGATTTTGAAGCATTTTCTCTTTTAGCACAGCCAGCACCGTATAAAGTTTATGGTACAAAAGACATAGATACCGGTGCCAAGAAACAAATGGAGCTCGCGATGTCACTTCCTGTTGCTATACAGGGAGCATTGATGCCAGACGCAAATACCGGCTACGGCCTGCCTATTGGCGGAATAATTGCTACAGAAAAGGCGGTTATTCCTTATGCTATTGGCGTAGATATAGGCTGCCGCATGTCACTTTCCATTATAGATGAAAGTGCGAGCTTCTTTATGCGTTACAGTCATCAGATCAAACAAGCCTTAAAAAATCATACACATTTTGGAATGGAAGGATCATTGGATATCCAGCCCTATCACGAAATTCTTGATAGCCCGGTATTCAATGAAACTGAATTGCTGAGACGTCTTCAGGGAAAAGCAGCCAGACAATTAGGAACATCGGGCAGTGGAAATCACTTTGTGGAATTTGGGGAAATTGAATTATTTGAAAATAATTCCATGCAACTACCCGCAAAGAAGTACATCGCTTTACTCTCTCATTCCGGCAGCAGAGGTCTGGGAGCCAATATTGCCGGTCATTACACACAGATCGCAATAGAAAAATGCAGGCTCCCAAGAGAAGTACAAAAATTGGCATGGCTGGATTTAAATAGCGAAGCCGGACAGGAATACTGGATCAGCATGAATCTGGCAGGCGAATATGCCAAAGCCTGTCATGATACCATACACCAGAACTTACTCAGGTCACTGGGCCTGCAGACTTTAGTGAATATTGAAAACCACCACAATTTTGCCTGGAAAGAAAAACAGGCAAACGGACATGAGTTTATTGTTCACCGTAAAGGTGCAACCCCGGCACATGAAGGAGAAATGGGAATAATCCCGGGCAGCATGACTACCGCAGCTTACCTGGTAGCTGGAAAAGGTGAAGAATTATCCCTCAATTCTGCGTCACATGGTGCAGGCAGAGCAATGAGCCGGACAAAAGCAAAACAAAACATGACTGCATCCGCACTTAAAAAATTGCTGAACAATGCAGGAGTTACGTTAATTGGTGGCAGTGTTGAAGAGAGTCCTATAGCTTATAAAGATATAGAAAGAGTAATCACAGCACAAAAAGACCTCATTGAGGTACAAGGTAAATTTCTACCAAAAATAGTTAGAATGAATAAAGATTAA